Proteins found in one Verrucomicrobiia bacterium genomic segment:
- the murD gene encoding UDP-N-acetylmuramoyl-L-alanine--D-glutamate ligase: MNDLADKSVLVIGLGKSGLAAAHFLQKAGARVTAVDSSSSESLEKQADQLRAIGVEVQLRAQTAPTGQFDLGVLSPGVPPTLPLVKQVRESGLHVISEMELGYQHSKCLNISITGTNGKTTTTELVERVLTHCQKRTVAAGNIGTPLTAVVEQTKELDLVTLEVSSFQLEAIQYFRPSIAVLMNITPDHLDRYSGMEDYARAKAKIFENQQVFDWAIVQSEALAQLKAIGVKIPSKVITFSAADENADIYLDRGLIISRLPNWNGPLLNMEECRLMGPHNAENLMATLAVSRVLRLPLEEVLKSLKSYVPAPHRCEVVAAINGVRYVNDSKATNPDAVDKALQTMPGGKTSDKNVFLIAGGRDKGFEYHSVGPQLSKRVKHAFLIGETREKLRASWSLFTPCTLTNSLLEAVVEAAKQAASGDIVLLSPACSSFDMFQNYQHRGDVFRQAVEHVERTMAGSGTECRPISGSGEKE, encoded by the coding sequence ATGAACGATCTGGCAGACAAGTCAGTTTTGGTGATCGGCCTGGGCAAGAGCGGGCTGGCGGCAGCGCATTTCCTGCAGAAGGCGGGCGCGCGGGTCACGGCGGTGGACAGCTCATCCTCGGAGAGCCTGGAGAAACAGGCGGACCAGTTGCGCGCGATCGGCGTGGAAGTGCAGTTGCGTGCGCAGACTGCGCCAACGGGACAATTTGATCTGGGTGTGCTGAGCCCGGGAGTGCCGCCGACGTTGCCTTTAGTTAAGCAAGTGCGCGAAAGCGGTTTGCACGTCATCAGCGAGATGGAGTTGGGTTACCAACACTCCAAGTGTCTGAATATTTCCATCACGGGCACGAATGGTAAGACGACGACGACGGAACTGGTCGAGCGCGTTTTGACGCATTGCCAGAAACGCACGGTAGCAGCGGGCAATATCGGCACGCCATTGACGGCAGTGGTGGAGCAGACGAAGGAGCTGGATCTGGTGACCTTGGAAGTCAGCTCATTCCAGTTGGAGGCCATTCAATATTTCCGTCCGAGCATCGCGGTGTTGATGAACATCACGCCAGATCATTTGGACCGTTACTCCGGGATGGAAGATTATGCGCGGGCCAAGGCGAAGATTTTCGAGAACCAGCAGGTGTTCGATTGGGCCATCGTGCAAAGTGAAGCATTGGCGCAGCTGAAGGCGATCGGTGTGAAGATCCCGTCGAAGGTCATCACCTTCAGCGCTGCGGACGAAAATGCGGATATTTACCTAGACCGTGGCCTGATCATCAGCCGGTTGCCTAACTGGAACGGACCGCTGCTGAACATGGAAGAGTGCCGCCTCATGGGACCGCACAATGCAGAAAACCTGATGGCGACGTTGGCAGTGAGCCGGGTGTTACGGCTGCCGTTGGAAGAGGTCCTGAAGTCACTCAAGAGCTATGTGCCTGCGCCGCACCGATGTGAGGTGGTGGCGGCAATCAACGGAGTGCGTTACGTGAACGATTCCAAGGCGACAAACCCCGACGCGGTGGACAAAGCACTCCAGACGATGCCGGGCGGAAAGACGAGCGATAAGAACGTTTTCCTGATCGCCGGAGGACGCGATAAAGGGTTCGAGTATCACTCCGTCGGACCTCAATTATCGAAGCGCGTAAAGCACGCTTTTTTGATCGGCGAGACGCGTGAAAAACTTCGTGCCTCGTGGAGCCTGTTTACTCCTTGCACGCTCACAAATTCACTGTTAGAAGCGGTTGTTGAAGCTGCCAAACAAGCAGCTTCTGGCGACATTGTTCTGCTTTCACCGGCCTGCTCGAGCTTTGACATGTTTCAAAACTATCAGCACCGGGGTGACGTGTTTCGACAAGCGGTCGAGCATGTTGAGCGCACAATGGCTGGTAGTGGGACAGAATGCCGCCCAATTAGTGGTAGCGGCGAAAAAGAATAA
- the mraY gene encoding phospho-N-acetylmuramoyl-pentapeptide-transferase produces the protein MLYYLTQEILKASAGTSWEGYVSFLNVFRYITFRSAGAAITALLLSLWLGPKVIRWLKQLKFGQDYLDKAEEGGDLKSRLSKKGTPTMGGLMIVLALDISALLWAQMNEHILLTLLSVVVLAGLGFYDDYAKIAQQNSKGAAEHVKLVVQFGLAIFIAVYLFMLPDTKRLVTEIMVPFYKYPIMNPFTVTAAVVGIVLIVLTIVGSSNAVNLTDGLDGLAIGCTTIVSVVFVVLTYIAGNIKIAGYLQVPYVPGAGELTVFCAAMFGAGLGFLWFNCHPAQVFMGDTGSLALGGALGIIAVLIHQPFVLVIAGGVFVVEAASVMIQRGWFKYTKKRFGEGRRVFLMAPIHHHFERKGWYESQVTTRFYILCILCAVVALSTLKIR, from the coding sequence ATGCTGTATTACCTGACACAAGAAATTCTTAAAGCGAGCGCCGGAACATCCTGGGAAGGATACGTTTCGTTCCTGAACGTTTTTCGTTACATCACATTTCGCAGCGCGGGTGCGGCGATCACGGCTTTGCTGCTCAGCCTTTGGCTGGGGCCGAAAGTCATCCGCTGGTTGAAGCAGTTGAAGTTTGGTCAGGATTACTTGGACAAAGCGGAAGAAGGCGGTGACCTGAAATCGCGTCTTAGCAAAAAGGGCACGCCGACGATGGGCGGCCTCATGATCGTGCTGGCGCTAGACATCTCCGCACTGCTCTGGGCACAGATGAATGAGCATATCCTGCTGACGCTTCTCTCCGTAGTGGTGCTGGCGGGGCTTGGGTTTTACGACGATTACGCAAAGATTGCCCAACAAAATAGCAAGGGTGCGGCGGAGCATGTGAAGCTGGTGGTGCAATTCGGGTTGGCCATTTTTATCGCAGTGTATCTGTTCATGCTACCGGATACCAAACGACTGGTCACTGAGATCATGGTGCCGTTCTACAAGTATCCTATCATGAATCCATTCACGGTGACGGCGGCGGTGGTGGGTATTGTGCTCATTGTGCTGACGATCGTTGGCAGCTCCAATGCAGTGAATCTCACCGATGGTCTGGATGGTTTGGCCATCGGTTGCACGACGATCGTTTCCGTGGTGTTCGTGGTGCTGACGTATATCGCAGGTAACATCAAGATCGCGGGTTACTTGCAAGTGCCGTATGTGCCGGGCGCGGGTGAATTGACGGTGTTCTGTGCGGCGATGTTCGGCGCAGGTTTGGGCTTTTTGTGGTTCAACTGCCATCCGGCGCAGGTGTTCATGGGCGATACGGGATCACTCGCACTGGGTGGTGCGCTGGGGATCATCGCGGTGCTGATCCATCAGCCGTTTGTGCTGGTGATCGCGGGCGGTGTGTTCGTGGTGGAAGCGGCTTCGGTGATGATCCAGCGCGGCTGGTTCAAGTATACGAAGAAGCGTTTTGGTGAAGGACGGCGTGTGTTTCTGATGGCGCCGATCCACCATCACTTCGAGCGCAAGGGCTGGTATGAATCGCAGGTGACCACGCGCTTTTACATTTTGTGCATCCTCTGCGCCGTGGTGGCGTTGAGCACATTGAAGATCCGTTAA
- the murF gene encoding UDP-N-acetylmuramoyl-tripeptide--D-alanyl-D-alanine ligase: protein MEKLIKIAENCGAKIQGNAEGIAKGVSTDSRTVGAGDVFVAIAGEKFDGHQFLDEVASKGVAAIVAEQGKVAAGWNRCPLILVSNTRIAYGQIAAAYRQSFNIPVTAVAGSNGKTTTKELIASVLGQKFSTLKSEASFNNDIGVPATMLKMTVKHQAAVLEVGTNHPGELAPLVKLIQPKFGVITSIGREHLEFFGDLVGVAQEEGSLAELLPADGRLFVNVDSPWMEHILRRATCPVVMVSQREKGDWNGKLVRSDLNGSEIEVTAPKEEYSGVYRIPLLGRHQITNALLALAVGAELGLSRAELKLGLAACPAPKMRLQVSERKGVTVLDDSYNANADSMLAALQTLVDLPCHGRRVAVIGDMAELGSSAAAAHAEVGRHAADLKIDGLLTVGRMGQVTASAAKVGGIPLVKECADTEVAAAELKQWLQPGDLLLVKASRSSRVERVLEALG, encoded by the coding sequence ATGGAAAAACTGATTAAAATCGCTGAAAACTGTGGCGCGAAAATCCAAGGAAACGCGGAGGGAATCGCCAAAGGCGTCAGTACGGATTCGCGCACGGTGGGCGCGGGCGATGTCTTTGTAGCCATCGCGGGTGAGAAGTTTGACGGGCATCAATTTCTGGATGAGGTCGCGAGCAAAGGTGTTGCAGCCATCGTGGCAGAGCAGGGGAAAGTGGCAGCGGGGTGGAATCGTTGCCCGCTAATTCTCGTGTCGAATACACGCATTGCTTACGGGCAAATCGCGGCGGCGTATCGTCAGAGCTTTAACATTCCGGTGACGGCGGTGGCGGGCTCGAATGGCAAAACCACGACGAAGGAACTGATCGCCTCGGTGCTCGGGCAGAAGTTTTCCACGCTGAAGAGCGAGGCGAGTTTCAATAATGACATCGGAGTGCCAGCCACGATGTTGAAGATGACAGTGAAGCATCAGGCGGCGGTGCTGGAAGTGGGCACGAATCATCCGGGTGAGTTGGCACCGCTGGTGAAACTGATTCAACCGAAGTTCGGCGTCATCACGAGCATCGGTCGTGAGCATCTGGAGTTTTTTGGTGATCTGGTCGGTGTAGCGCAGGAAGAAGGTTCACTGGCGGAATTGTTGCCAGCGGATGGACGGTTGTTCGTGAATGTGGACAGCCCGTGGATGGAGCACATCTTGCGTCGTGCTACGTGCCCTGTGGTGATGGTGAGCCAACGGGAAAAAGGTGATTGGAACGGCAAACTCGTGCGTTCGGATTTGAACGGTTCAGAGATCGAAGTCACGGCGCCGAAGGAAGAGTACAGTGGCGTTTACCGGATTCCGTTGCTGGGACGGCATCAGATCACGAATGCGCTTTTGGCTTTGGCAGTGGGTGCGGAGCTGGGCTTGAGTCGCGCGGAATTGAAACTGGGTCTGGCGGCATGTCCCGCACCGAAGATGCGCTTGCAAGTATCCGAACGCAAAGGCGTGACGGTGCTGGATGATAGTTACAACGCGAATGCGGACTCCATGCTCGCAGCCCTGCAAACCTTGGTGGATTTGCCGTGCCATGGACGTCGCGTAGCGGTGATCGGAGACATGGCGGAACTGGGTTCCTCGGCTGCGGCAGCGCACGCGGAGGTGGGGCGTCATGCGGCAGATTTGAAGATCGATGGATTGCTGACCGTGGGACGAATGGGGCAGGTGACGGCCAGTGCGGCCAAGGTGGGCGGGATTCCCTTGGTGAAAGAATGTGCGGATACAGAAGTGGCAGCAGCGGAGCTCAAGCAGTGGTTGCAACCGGGAGATCTGTTGCTGGTTAAAGCCTCGCGCAGCAGCCGCGTGGAGCGGGTGCTGGAAGCGCTGGGTTAA
- a CDS encoding UDP-N-acetylmuramoyl-L-alanyl-D-glutamate--2,6-diaminopimelate ligase, translated as MQLKELINDLQPMRVEGNLQREVLGITYDSRRVTPGMVFVAVRGQNVDGHDYIASAIDRGAAAIVCEQNGFSSLRAAKVKVTDTREALARMAAAYYQHPSRKMKMVGVTGTNGKTTVSFLVKKILEVAGQMTGLIGTVRYEVGDRMIPAHRTTPEALETQQMLSQMLRSGCSACVMEVSSHALDQNRVQGVDFDVCIFTNLTQDHLDYHTDMEAYYQAKKKLFSPMFSGDKKSTAVINIDDAFGERLGRESELEINLSYGMKENAKLRAVNVKLGAAETNFTVLTDTQTFDIKLPLIGRHNVYNALAAIGAALALEVKVKDIQHALASIPPVPGRLEAVNMGQPFGVFVDYAHTDDALRNVLSTMRELTKGRLLLAFGCGGSRDTGKRAKMGKVAAELADFTFITTDNPRKEKPEAIAAMVEEGFRSVRADGYQVELDRSRAIDEIIRMAQPGDLVLIAGKGHETYQEFEDTVVPFDDRVYAQETLEAMGYSAA; from the coding sequence ATGCAACTCAAAGAACTGATCAACGACCTTCAGCCCATGAGGGTGGAGGGCAACCTGCAACGCGAAGTGCTGGGCATCACGTATGATTCACGTCGCGTGACGCCGGGCATGGTGTTCGTGGCTGTGCGCGGGCAGAACGTGGACGGGCATGATTACATCGCCAGCGCGATTGATCGTGGTGCGGCAGCGATTGTCTGTGAACAAAATGGATTTTCTTCTTTGCGGGCGGCGAAGGTGAAGGTGACGGATACGCGGGAAGCGCTCGCACGCATGGCGGCGGCTTATTACCAGCACCCGAGCCGCAAGATGAAGATGGTAGGTGTGACGGGCACGAACGGTAAGACGACGGTTTCGTTCCTCGTCAAAAAGATTCTAGAAGTGGCCGGACAGATGACGGGACTCATCGGCACGGTGCGCTATGAGGTGGGTGATCGCATGATCCCGGCGCATCGCACCACGCCGGAGGCGCTGGAAACACAGCAGATGCTTTCGCAGATGCTGCGCTCCGGTTGCAGTGCTTGTGTGATGGAAGTGAGTTCGCATGCGCTGGATCAAAATCGCGTGCAAGGCGTTGATTTCGATGTCTGCATCTTCACGAACCTGACACAGGATCACCTCGATTATCACACGGACATGGAGGCCTATTATCAGGCCAAGAAGAAGCTGTTCAGTCCCATGTTCTCCGGTGACAAGAAGAGCACGGCGGTCATCAATATCGATGACGCTTTTGGCGAACGCCTCGGTCGTGAATCCGAGCTGGAGATAAATCTCAGCTACGGCATGAAAGAGAACGCGAAGCTCCGTGCGGTGAATGTGAAGCTGGGTGCAGCGGAGACGAACTTTACCGTTCTGACGGACACGCAGACTTTTGACATCAAGTTGCCGTTGATCGGTCGACACAATGTTTACAACGCACTCGCTGCGATCGGTGCGGCGCTCGCGCTGGAAGTGAAGGTGAAAGATATCCAGCACGCACTGGCCTCGATCCCTCCGGTGCCGGGTCGCTTGGAAGCAGTGAACATGGGGCAGCCTTTCGGTGTGTTCGTGGATTATGCGCATACCGACGATGCCTTGCGCAATGTGCTTTCGACGATGCGTGAGTTGACCAAGGGCCGTTTGCTCTTGGCGTTCGGATGCGGTGGCAGTCGCGATACGGGCAAACGTGCAAAGATGGGCAAGGTGGCCGCTGAACTGGCGGATTTTACGTTCATCACCACGGACAACCCGCGCAAAGAGAAGCCTGAAGCCATCGCTGCGATGGTGGAGGAAGGATTTCGTTCTGTACGTGCTGATGGATATCAGGTGGAATTGGATCGCAGCCGGGCCATCGATGAGATTATTCGCATGGCACAACCGGGCGATCTGGTGCTCATCGCGGGCAAGGGGCACGAAACGTATCAGGAATTTGAGGACACGGTGGTGCCGTTCGATGACCGCGTGTATGCGCAGGAAACATTGGAAGCGATGGGATATTCCGCCGCTTAA
- a CDS encoding penicillin-binding protein 2: MRNSVPYRRLLTLAVLLVTAFCALGYRLVDLQVMRHDELRDWAKNNTQRRILLEPRRGEIRDVKGNLLASSVFVKTICADPTLLGTHAPEVARAIAPLLEVNESELLQRLQPRLRTNELGNVVTNRYVVLKRKVKVETWQSIVDTMADMKFAGIDEKALTKLEKGFYRNLRSKAIFPDVVDDQLRFYPNETLASHILGYVGTGEREVDGDKVIETTGIEGIERVLNTKLAGVRGWRMTETDRARREVVPFREQEIQAKDGLNVVLTIDAGIQHIVETELAEAMKKHTPISASAIVVRPRTGEILAMATLPTFNPNDPGASQEAHRRNRVITDMSEPGSTFKIVVVSGALNERLVTLDDRFDCENGRFYYAGKLLRDHHGYGMLSVEEIITFSSNIGSAKIAFKMGEQGLYDYVKGFGFGERTGIPLTGEARGIVHPVKNWNKLSISRIPMGHEVASTPLQMVMAMSAIANKGKLMRPMLVDRLEDSQGHAVVKYQPQMVRQAVSEEAAREMVTALKTVVSEKGTAAKAILEYYTVAGKTGTAQKPPYSPGMYFSSFIGFFPADNPELCISVVLDEPKNGYYGGTTAAPFFHGIAERSASYLNLRPEKPVPDQQFTDSKQKSKPGLLAARRH; encoded by the coding sequence ATGCGCAACTCGGTACCATATCGCCGTTTGCTGACACTGGCAGTCCTGCTGGTGACGGCCTTTTGCGCGCTGGGTTACCGCCTCGTTGACCTTCAGGTCATGCGGCACGATGAGCTGCGTGACTGGGCCAAGAACAATACGCAACGCCGTATCCTACTTGAACCCCGTCGCGGTGAGATCCGCGATGTGAAGGGGAATCTTCTCGCCAGTAGCGTCTTCGTCAAAACCATCTGCGCCGATCCGACCTTGCTCGGAACACACGCCCCAGAAGTCGCTCGCGCTATCGCTCCTTTGCTGGAGGTAAACGAGTCTGAGTTGTTGCAACGTTTGCAACCGCGCTTGCGCACGAACGAACTAGGCAACGTGGTGACCAATCGTTACGTCGTTCTGAAGCGCAAGGTGAAGGTGGAGACTTGGCAGTCCATCGTGGACACCATGGCGGACATGAAGTTTGCGGGTATCGACGAAAAGGCGCTCACCAAGTTGGAAAAGGGTTTTTATCGTAACCTGCGTTCCAAAGCGATTTTTCCGGATGTGGTGGATGATCAGTTGCGTTTCTACCCTAATGAAACTCTCGCATCACATATCCTTGGTTACGTCGGCACGGGTGAACGTGAAGTGGACGGCGATAAGGTTATCGAGACTACCGGCATTGAGGGCATTGAGCGCGTGCTGAATACCAAGCTCGCCGGTGTGCGTGGCTGGCGCATGACGGAGACGGATCGCGCCAGACGTGAAGTGGTTCCTTTCCGTGAACAGGAAATCCAAGCGAAGGATGGTTTGAACGTTGTGCTGACAATCGATGCTGGCATCCAGCATATCGTTGAAACGGAATTGGCTGAAGCGATGAAAAAGCACACGCCGATCAGCGCATCTGCCATCGTGGTGCGTCCGAGAACGGGGGAGATTCTGGCGATGGCAACGTTGCCGACGTTCAATCCCAATGATCCGGGTGCATCGCAAGAAGCGCATCGTCGTAACCGAGTCATCACGGACATGTCCGAGCCTGGCTCCACGTTCAAGATTGTGGTGGTGAGCGGAGCATTGAATGAAAGGCTGGTGACTTTGGATGACCGGTTCGATTGTGAAAATGGCCGCTTCTATTACGCCGGCAAGCTGCTCCGCGATCATCACGGTTACGGCATGCTGTCTGTGGAGGAAATCATCACATTCTCTTCAAACATCGGTTCCGCAAAGATCGCCTTCAAGATGGGTGAGCAAGGGCTGTATGATTACGTCAAAGGCTTTGGCTTTGGCGAGCGCACAGGCATTCCGCTGACGGGTGAGGCCCGCGGCATCGTGCATCCGGTAAAGAATTGGAACAAACTTTCCATCTCGCGCATTCCGATGGGGCATGAAGTTGCTTCCACGCCTTTGCAGATGGTGATGGCGATGTCCGCGATCGCCAATAAAGGTAAGCTGATGCGTCCGATGCTGGTTGACCGCTTGGAAGATTCGCAAGGCCATGCGGTGGTGAAGTATCAGCCGCAGATGGTGCGCCAAGCGGTAAGTGAAGAGGCGGCACGTGAGATGGTGACTGCTTTGAAGACCGTAGTCTCCGAAAAGGGCACGGCAGCAAAAGCGATTTTGGAATACTACACCGTGGCCGGTAAGACGGGCACGGCGCAGAAGCCGCCTTACTCGCCGGGTATGTATTTCTCCTCCTTCATCGGGTTCTTCCCGGCGGATAATCCGGAGCTGTGCATCTCTGTGGTGCTGGATGAACCGAAGAACGGTTACTACGGCGGAACGACGGCTGCGCCGTTCTTCCACGGCATCGCTGAGCGTAGCGCCAGCTATCTGAATCTCCGTCCGGAGAAGCCGGTGCCGGATCAGCAATTTACCGATAGCAAACAGAAATCGAAGCCGGGCTTGCTTGCCGCGCGTCGCCACTAA
- the rsmH gene encoding 16S rRNA (cytosine(1402)-N(4))-methyltransferase RsmH yields the protein MTDFIHIPVMLAEVLSALQPRTDGRYVDGTLGGAGHAAAILRASNPNGWLFGCDRDGVAVEVAKTRLAEFSGRWEIQRGTFDQLGKWLAPGSCDGVLFDLGVSSPQLDMAERGFSFQADGPLDMRMDTRQPVTAANIVNEWSADELMRIFREYGDEPQARRFARVITEDRPFTTTKQLADLIERVSPRAGRKAHPATKIFQALRIAVNDEIGCVERGLQAAFEVLKPGGRLAVITFHSLEDRTVKLWGREMARDYTFPGDVDVPELRQDCVPKMRWVSRKAILPGEQELAQNPRARSAQLRVLEKV from the coding sequence GTGACCGACTTCATCCACATTCCGGTGATGCTGGCGGAGGTGCTATCGGCACTCCAGCCCAGGACGGACGGCCGGTACGTGGACGGGACGCTCGGTGGGGCTGGACACGCAGCAGCCATATTGAGAGCCAGCAACCCGAATGGATGGCTGTTTGGTTGCGATCGAGATGGCGTCGCCGTTGAGGTGGCCAAGACGAGATTGGCAGAATTTTCGGGGCGCTGGGAAATCCAGCGGGGGACGTTTGATCAGTTGGGCAAGTGGTTGGCGCCGGGTAGTTGTGATGGTGTGCTCTTTGACTTGGGGGTGAGTTCGCCCCAGTTGGATATGGCTGAGCGGGGGTTCAGTTTTCAGGCGGATGGTCCGCTCGATATGCGGATGGATACGCGGCAGCCGGTGACGGCTGCGAATATCGTGAATGAATGGTCGGCGGATGAGTTGATGCGGATCTTTCGGGAATATGGTGATGAGCCGCAGGCGAGACGGTTTGCGCGGGTGATCACGGAAGACCGGCCGTTCACGACGACGAAGCAGTTGGCGGATCTGATTGAGCGTGTGTCGCCCCGGGCAGGGCGGAAGGCGCATCCAGCCACAAAGATTTTTCAAGCCCTGCGGATAGCGGTGAATGACGAGATCGGTTGCGTGGAGCGGGGATTGCAGGCGGCCTTTGAAGTGTTGAAGCCGGGTGGCCGTCTGGCGGTGATCACTTTCCACTCGTTGGAAGACCGGACGGTGAAACTGTGGGGCCGGGAAATGGCGCGGGATTACACGTTTCCAGGGGATGTAGACGTGCCCGAGCTGCGGCAGGATTGTGTGCCCAAGATGCGTTGGGTCAGCCGCAAGGCGATTTTACCGGGTGAGCAAGAGCTCGCCCAAAACCCCAGGGCGCGAAGCGCGCAACTGCGGGTGCTGGAGAAAGTTTGA
- the queA gene encoding tRNA preQ1(34) S-adenosylmethionine ribosyltransferase-isomerase QueA — MRTLDFDYELPPELIAQQPAPQRDQSRLLVLDRATGQRTHRQFPDLLEYLRPGDTLVLNNSRVIPARLRGVKRGSGGQIEILLVDETAINDWWVMLRPGKRVRPGTQIDFTQHDGSPAPLSAEVLGKNEEGHCLLRFTCTGNVFDVIDSLGEIPLPPYIAREAGASSAADLERYQTVYAQARGSVAAPTAGLHFTPELLEKIRSLGVNVHYVTLHVGLGTFSPLKVEKIAEHNMHTERFEISAETVSAIEKTKANGGRVVAIGTTTVRVLESVAAQNGGKLIAMCGTTRIFIYPPYSFRVVDVLVTNFHLPQSTLLMLVSAFAAPREMRGRDLILETYNEAVREKYRFFSYGDAMLIV, encoded by the coding sequence TTGCGCACTTTGGACTTTGATTACGAGTTGCCGCCGGAGCTGATTGCCCAACAACCAGCCCCGCAACGCGATCAATCGCGTTTGCTCGTTTTGGATCGCGCCACCGGTCAAAGAACCCATCGCCAGTTTCCCGATTTGCTCGAATACCTCCGTCCCGGCGATACCTTGGTGCTAAATAACTCACGCGTCATACCCGCCCGGTTGCGCGGAGTGAAACGCGGCAGCGGTGGACAAATCGAGATATTGCTGGTCGATGAGACAGCAATAAATGACTGGTGGGTGATGTTGCGTCCCGGCAAACGCGTGCGTCCTGGCACCCAGATTGATTTCACACAGCACGATGGTTCCCCTGCTCCACTGAGCGCCGAAGTGCTGGGAAAAAATGAAGAAGGCCACTGCCTCTTGCGTTTCACCTGTACTGGCAATGTCTTCGATGTGATCGATTCACTCGGGGAAATTCCGCTGCCGCCATATATCGCACGTGAAGCGGGTGCTTCGAGCGCAGCAGACCTTGAACGCTATCAAACCGTTTACGCACAAGCGCGCGGCTCTGTCGCAGCGCCGACAGCAGGGCTTCATTTCACACCTGAGCTTTTGGAAAAAATAAGATCGCTCGGAGTGAATGTTCATTACGTCACACTGCACGTTGGGCTCGGCACTTTCTCTCCGCTTAAAGTGGAAAAGATCGCCGAACACAACATGCACACAGAGCGTTTCGAGATCAGTGCCGAAACAGTAAGTGCGATCGAGAAAACAAAAGCGAATGGTGGACGTGTCGTAGCCATCGGCACAACTACTGTGCGTGTGCTGGAATCTGTCGCGGCACAAAATGGCGGCAAGCTCATTGCGATGTGCGGCACCACGCGCATCTTCATCTATCCGCCGTATTCATTCCGCGTGGTGGATGTGCTCGTCACCAATTTCCATCTGCCACAATCCACACTGCTCATGCTGGTGAGCGCCTTTGCAGCACCGAGAGAAATGCGCGGGCGCGATCTGATCTTGGAGACTTACAATGAAGCCGTGCGTGAAAAATACCGTTTCTTCAGCTATGGTGATGCGATGCTGATTGTTTGA
- a CDS encoding dihydrofolate reductase family protein: MPAKSKRPFVYLNLAMTADGKIATANRAITTFGSDKDSDQFYKLRSTADAIMSGARTVDTLPVTLGNGGEKYRKQRVKNGMGDHALRVIVSGSASLNPDAEIFKHRFSPIILLTSNSAPKSRLKKLFPLVDDIGQFGANELDIVAALQWLHQKWEVNRFLCEGGADVNDLLFRADVVDEINLTICPFVFGGRTAPTLSEGIGLPKLAEARQFELKSMNQAGDELFAVFRRKKSS, encoded by the coding sequence ATGCCCGCGAAATCAAAACGCCCGTTCGTGTATCTGAATCTCGCCATGACGGCGGATGGCAAGATCGCGACGGCGAACCGCGCCATTACCACGTTTGGCTCGGATAAAGATTCAGACCAGTTCTACAAACTGCGCTCCACTGCGGATGCCATCATGTCTGGCGCACGCACCGTGGATACCTTGCCTGTCACGCTCGGCAATGGTGGTGAAAAATATCGCAAGCAGCGCGTGAAGAACGGAATGGGCGATCATGCGCTCCGGGTCATCGTTAGTGGCTCAGCGAGTTTGAATCCTGACGCTGAAATTTTTAAACACCGCTTCTCCCCCATCATTTTACTAACCAGCAACAGTGCCCCGAAGAGCCGTCTCAAAAAACTTTTCCCCCTCGTGGATGACATCGGCCAATTCGGCGCGAATGAGCTCGATATCGTCGCGGCTCTGCAATGGCTGCACCAAAAATGGGAAGTGAACCGTTTCCTGTGCGAAGGCGGAGCTGATGTGAATGACCTGCTCTTCCGTGCGGATGTGGTGGATGAAATTAATCTCACTATTTGCCCCTTCGTCTTCGGTGGCCGCACAGCGCCTACATTGTCTGAAGGTATCGGCTTGCCCAAACTGGCAGAGGCGCGACAGTTCGAATTGAAGTCGATGAATCAAGCAGGCGACGAACTATTCGCCGTGTTTCGCCGGAAAAAATCCTCGTAA